A genomic region of Rhodohalobacter sp. SW132 contains the following coding sequences:
- a CDS encoding HU family DNA-binding protein, whose amino-acid sequence MTYRELIDTVADSRDISKKEAKEIIEGIFGTLTDELGNGRGVSIPGLGTFSVNTRDARKSYSPHHEKYMMLPPKRVVNFSPSAGLKETVKFPEPDDE is encoded by the coding sequence ATGACATACCGAGAACTTATAGATACTGTTGCCGATTCCAGGGATATCTCTAAAAAAGAGGCAAAAGAGATTATTGAAGGGATATTCGGAACTCTCACCGATGAGCTGGGCAATGGCCGGGGTGTATCTATTCCAGGACTTGGTACCTTTTCTGTTAATACACGAGACGCCCGAAAATCGTACAGTCCGCATCATGAAAAATATATGATGCTTCCTCCAAAACGGGTTGTGAATTTCTCCCCCTCGGCGGGCCTCAAGGAAACCGTAAAATTCCCGGAGCCCGACGATGAGTGA
- a CDS encoding Dabb family protein, whose product MIRHIVMWKLKDEAEGAPKEKNAQKLKLILEGLRTNIDEIKAVEVGIQTNPDAEEALDVVLICDFETLLDFQMYTRNPHHQKAVNFIESVAEKRYFVDYKMDL is encoded by the coding sequence ATGATTCGCCATATTGTAATGTGGAAACTGAAAGATGAAGCCGAGGGCGCACCAAAAGAGAAAAATGCCCAGAAATTAAAACTTATTCTCGAAGGGCTTCGAACCAATATTGATGAAATCAAGGCTGTTGAGGTTGGAATCCAAACCAATCCTGATGCGGAAGAAGCCCTTGATGTTGTGCTGATTTGTGACTTCGAAACCCTACTCGATTTTCAGATGTACACACGTAATCCTCATCACCAGAAAGCGGTGAATTTTATAGAATCCGTTGCAGAAAAACGGTATTTCGTTGATTATAAAATGGATTTATAA
- a CDS encoding HU family DNA-binding protein, producing MSEKITFKELVEKISKNTQLSEQRTDSFIHELVGIIESGLEKGEKITISGFGKFELRFMEERKGRNPQTGDEITIPAQNKVVFKPYKALREHVNLPFKNLQPQILDSPDKQEKESDHTAPVAAALSTVSATQSKKTKDDPAEAEESIEDLVRERPSPVKGKIPNQSVPPKPVPEKVLIEQSSDQKKEQPKKLPPPAASPKEPDRAVQESGRFHWSYAAASILILLAVFLILFLIFSRQETTTQTEPEIAGQTPLEQIEQPAPLSPAPSAVADEPETPAVEEESAEAEPAADHREYSIQAGESLWSIAEQTYGDPYLWPLIYGENRDQLSNPNQISSGNSLLIPEIGDPENLSENEAVSVARGYLSVYDWVRANQPESARYYLWAAGSYSPEELERVSDRVDQQDLTFATQR from the coding sequence ATGAGTGAGAAGATCACTTTTAAGGAGCTCGTTGAAAAAATTTCAAAAAATACCCAACTAAGCGAGCAAAGAACCGACAGCTTTATTCATGAGCTGGTTGGGATCATTGAATCCGGTCTCGAAAAAGGGGAAAAGATTACGATCTCTGGATTTGGCAAGTTTGAACTACGGTTCATGGAGGAGCGAAAAGGCCGGAATCCGCAGACCGGGGACGAAATTACAATTCCGGCTCAGAATAAGGTTGTCTTTAAACCGTACAAAGCGCTCCGTGAGCATGTGAATCTTCCATTTAAAAACCTTCAGCCTCAGATTTTAGATTCACCTGATAAGCAGGAAAAAGAATCGGATCATACCGCACCTGTTGCCGCTGCATTATCTACTGTATCTGCAACTCAAAGCAAGAAAACCAAAGATGACCCGGCTGAAGCTGAGGAAAGTATTGAGGATCTCGTTCGGGAACGTCCTAGTCCTGTAAAGGGGAAAATCCCTAACCAATCCGTCCCGCCGAAACCTGTGCCTGAAAAAGTTTTAATAGAACAATCTTCAGATCAAAAAAAGGAACAACCGAAAAAACTCCCGCCGCCTGCTGCAAGCCCCAAAGAGCCTGACCGCGCTGTTCAGGAGTCAGGAAGGTTTCATTGGTCGTATGCAGCAGCATCCATTCTAATTCTTTTGGCCGTTTTTTTGATACTGTTCCTGATTTTTTCAAGACAGGAAACCACAACTCAAACCGAGCCCGAAATTGCAGGCCAGACGCCGCTTGAGCAGATTGAACAACCCGCTCCGCTCTCACCTGCTCCATCAGCAGTGGCGGATGAACCTGAAACTCCCGCAGTTGAAGAGGAATCGGCAGAGGCTGAACCCGCTGCCGACCACCGGGAATATTCCATTCAGGCTGGTGAATCACTCTGGTCAATCGCGGAGCAAACCTATGGAGATCCCTATCTCTGGCCGCTTATTTACGGTGAGAACCGGGATCAGCTATCAAATCCGAATCAGATCAGCAGCGGAAACAGCCTGTTAATACCTGAAATCGGAGATCCTGAAAATTTATCTGAAAACGAGGCAGTTTCAGTTGCAAGAGGATATCTCTCTGTGTATGATTGGGTAAGAGCCAACCAACCCGAGTCTGCCAGATATTATCTCTGGGCTGCCGGTTCCTACTCTCCTGAAGAGTTAGAGAGAGTATCAGACAGAGTAGATCAGCAAGACCTGACCTTCGCAACGCAACGATAA
- the folE gene encoding GTP cyclohydrolase I FolE, translated as MNKDKQTLDSTGNNHSVQDIDDIGEDHIATSVQTPLRKDAFLLSDDEKIAKIENHFGEIMQILGLDLTDESLSGTPRRVAKMYVKEIFQGLNPKNRPDAKKFGNKYEYGDLVVVKNINVTSFCEHHFLPFLGKAHVAYKSSGSVIGLSKINRLVDYYSRRPQVQERLTLQIADELETSLETGDVAVFIESKHLCVSTRGIQDRASSTVTTEYRGAFKEKDTQQRFIDYISTDTEM; from the coding sequence ATGAATAAAGATAAGCAGACACTGGATTCAACAGGAAACAACCACTCTGTTCAGGATATTGACGATATAGGTGAAGATCATATTGCAACATCGGTACAGACGCCACTTCGCAAGGATGCATTCCTGCTGAGTGATGATGAAAAAATCGCCAAAATTGAAAATCATTTTGGTGAAATTATGCAGATTCTTGGACTCGATCTTACCGATGAAAGCCTGAGCGGCACACCCCGCAGGGTAGCCAAAATGTATGTGAAGGAAATTTTCCAGGGATTGAATCCAAAAAACCGCCCGGATGCCAAAAAATTCGGAAATAAATACGAATATGGCGACCTTGTAGTTGTAAAGAACATCAACGTAACGTCATTTTGTGAACACCATTTTCTGCCGTTTCTCGGTAAAGCACACGTGGCATACAAAAGCAGCGGCAGTGTGATAGGTCTCTCAAAAATCAATCGGCTGGTTGATTACTACTCCCGTCGTCCGCAGGTTCAGGAACGACTGACCCTTCAGATTGCCGATGAACTGGAAACCTCTCTTGAAACGGGTGATGTTGCAGTTTTTATTGAAAGTAAACACCTTTGCGTGTCTACACGCGGTATCCAGGACCGTGCAAGCAGCACGGTAACCACGGAGTATCGCGGAGCTTTCAAAGAAAAGGATACACAACAACGTTTTATCGATTACATCAGCACAGACACAGAGATGTAA
- a CDS encoding inorganic diphosphatase → MITRPSLKTIFVLTNLLFFFSCNQQQQEQEQTSSSHSVDPVAGEHHFISGYEPITNDSLVNVVIEIPAGTDAKWEVEKESGHIAWEYRDGEPRVVQYIGYPGNYGMVPRTLAGDGDTIDVLVLGAPIERGEIVETRIIGVLEMIDDDEQDDKLIAVTTDSHFNRVNNMEELDLHFRGVSTIIETWFENYKGSDFNVEIIGIRDVDRAWEILRESVEAYGN, encoded by the coding sequence ATGATTACGCGCCCATCCCTGAAAACAATATTTGTACTGACAAATCTACTCTTCTTTTTTTCGTGTAATCAACAGCAGCAGGAACAGGAACAGACAAGCAGCTCACATTCAGTTGATCCTGTAGCGGGCGAACATCATTTTATCTCGGGCTACGAACCGATCACGAATGATTCACTTGTTAATGTGGTGATCGAAATTCCGGCGGGGACTGATGCCAAATGGGAGGTGGAGAAAGAGAGTGGTCACATCGCATGGGAATACCGGGATGGGGAACCACGGGTGGTTCAATACATCGGATACCCCGGCAATTATGGGATGGTGCCCCGAACCCTGGCTGGTGACGGAGATACAATTGACGTGCTGGTACTGGGAGCGCCAATTGAAAGAGGAGAGATCGTCGAAACCCGAATTATCGGCGTCCTTGAAATGATCGACGACGATGAGCAGGATGATAAACTGATCGCAGTTACGACAGACTCTCATTTTAATCGTGTGAACAACATGGAGGAACTGGACCTACATTTCCGGGGAGTTTCAACAATCATAGAAACATGGTTTGAAAATTATAAAGGTTCGGATTTCAACGTGGAAATTATTGGTATACGTGATGTGGATCGAGCCTGGGAGATTTTGAGGGAATCGGTTGAGGCATACGGTAATTAG
- a CDS encoding HEAT repeat domain-containing protein, whose product MITLPLLFLSGCGEEPPEPEIRTVSAEEAQAEARESLEEISVDLPDDLEISLWATKDLLGDPIAIHMDDEGKAWVTVTKRSRNSEFDIRDVDSSWLIESMKWETVEDRREFLHSELAPERSDENTWLPDRNEDGSHDWRDLTVMKEEIWRLEDLNGDGMADQAQLFIRDFHDEVTDVAGAVLHFNDEVFVGVGPDMWRLRDTNNDGMSDWKESISHGYNVHIGFSGHGMSGLTTGPDGRVYWGVGDMGFSVKDQDGKEWHYPNQGAILRSDPDGSNFEVFAAGVRNTHEFVFDKYGNLITIDNDGDHAGEFERLVYLVNGSDSGWRINWQFGKYTDPKNNSYKVWMDEDYYIPHWDDQAAHVLPPLAESYTGPAGMAYNPGTALNESYEDHFFVMSFRGSVANSPIYSFTLKENGASFELDEEKEALRGILAVGLDFGPDGALYMTDWVQGWTINDEGRIWKLDSPEDAESEIRVETKNLLGENFSDHNADRLIELMGHQDMRVRQKAQFELANRGDEDSLLQAIETSSEQLARIHGIWGLAQIGRSSSDAVEPLIQLLKDDDYEIRAQAARWLGDVRYSPAADAVTPLLQDEHPRVRFFAAEALGRMEAAESFDDIVAMLADNDDEDIYLRHAGAIALSRFDDADSVADLADHSSRAVRVAAVIAMKRLQGSGIVRFLEDEDEYIVTNAARAISDDHYIEDAIPELARLLTDGQFDNEPLIRRTINASLYSGSSEDAERLTDFATESSNPEHLRVEALNTLQYWEEPSIFDRVTGRHRGQISNSGDDARNALASVAERLLSDDSSDIRIAAIEAASELRYTDATPSIYALLEGDDSVDVRIAAVRGLRDLEYNEIDEAIRIALTDQESRVRMNALTMIPALDISDDVKVSLLISAFHDGSVDEKQTALRTLETLDHEDTRAFIHEQLDDLIAGELEPEVHLELIQAAEEISTEDFNDKILEYRAIRAADDPIAGFTETLYGGDAESGRQVFYQDAAAQCIRCHAVAGSGAEVGPDLSDVGNRFNREFLLQSLVNPSASVAPGYGVVTLTLQDGETVRGALEEETDETIVLLVSGEQRSIDKNQIEERTNSPSSMPPMGDLLTRNQLRDLVEFMTTLDGEE is encoded by the coding sequence ATGATAACGCTACCATTGCTTTTTTTAAGCGGTTGCGGCGAAGAACCCCCCGAACCGGAAATCAGAACCGTTTCTGCGGAGGAAGCACAAGCGGAGGCACGTGAAAGTCTTGAAGAAATTTCAGTGGACCTTCCGGATGATCTTGAAATTTCACTATGGGCTACGAAAGATTTGCTGGGTGACCCCATAGCTATCCATATGGATGATGAGGGCAAAGCGTGGGTTACGGTCACTAAACGGAGCCGGAATTCAGAATTTGATATCCGGGACGTAGACAGCAGCTGGCTCATCGAATCGATGAAATGGGAAACCGTTGAAGATCGCCGCGAATTTCTCCATAGCGAACTGGCTCCTGAACGCAGTGATGAAAACACATGGCTGCCGGACCGAAACGAAGATGGATCACACGACTGGCGTGATCTTACGGTGATGAAGGAGGAGATCTGGAGATTGGAAGATCTCAATGGAGATGGCATGGCGGACCAGGCGCAGCTATTTATCCGTGATTTCCACGATGAAGTAACCGATGTGGCTGGTGCCGTTCTGCACTTCAACGATGAAGTATTTGTAGGCGTTGGGCCCGATATGTGGAGACTTCGGGATACAAATAATGACGGAATGAGTGACTGGAAAGAATCCATCAGTCATGGTTATAACGTGCATATCGGGTTTAGCGGGCACGGAATGTCGGGCCTGACGACCGGTCCCGATGGCAGGGTTTACTGGGGAGTCGGAGATATGGGATTCAGTGTGAAGGACCAGGATGGCAAAGAGTGGCACTATCCCAACCAGGGAGCGATTTTGCGTTCTGATCCCGACGGAAGCAACTTTGAGGTGTTCGCAGCCGGAGTTAGAAATACTCACGAATTTGTTTTTGATAAATACGGCAACCTGATTACGATCGATAATGACGGCGATCATGCGGGGGAATTTGAGCGGCTCGTTTACCTGGTAAACGGATCGGACAGCGGCTGGAGGATCAACTGGCAGTTTGGAAAATACACCGATCCAAAAAATAATTCATATAAAGTATGGATGGATGAGGACTACTATATACCGCACTGGGATGATCAGGCGGCACACGTTCTGCCCCCGCTTGCCGAGTCTTATACGGGTCCTGCCGGGATGGCTTACAATCCCGGAACGGCGCTTAACGAAAGCTATGAAGATCACTTTTTTGTGATGTCCTTTCGCGGATCGGTTGCGAACTCTCCGATCTATTCTTTTACCCTGAAAGAGAATGGAGCTTCGTTTGAACTGGATGAAGAAAAAGAAGCCCTCCGCGGAATCCTTGCCGTTGGACTCGATTTTGGTCCGGATGGCGCGCTCTATATGACGGACTGGGTTCAGGGTTGGACGATCAATGATGAAGGCAGAATCTGGAAACTCGACTCCCCCGAAGATGCTGAATCAGAGATCAGGGTTGAAACTAAAAATCTTTTAGGAGAAAATTTCTCCGATCACAACGCCGACCGGCTGATTGAACTGATGGGTCACCAGGATATGCGAGTGCGTCAAAAAGCGCAGTTTGAACTGGCTAACAGAGGCGATGAAGATTCACTTTTGCAAGCAATTGAAACAAGCAGTGAACAGCTGGCACGAATTCACGGAATTTGGGGACTGGCTCAGATCGGCCGAAGTAGTTCTGACGCCGTTGAGCCGCTTATTCAATTGTTGAAAGATGACGATTACGAAATCCGTGCCCAGGCGGCTCGCTGGCTGGGTGATGTGCGTTACTCACCTGCCGCCGATGCGGTGACACCACTTCTGCAGGATGAGCACCCCCGCGTTCGGTTTTTTGCAGCCGAAGCGCTCGGACGGATGGAGGCTGCTGAATCTTTTGATGATATAGTGGCTATGCTGGCTGATAACGATGATGAAGATATTTACCTGCGTCACGCTGGCGCAATCGCGCTTTCACGTTTTGATGATGCCGATTCAGTGGCCGATCTGGCCGATCATTCATCACGTGCTGTCCGTGTGGCAGCCGTCATTGCAATGAAACGACTGCAGGGCTCCGGCATAGTCCGTTTTCTGGAAGATGAAGATGAATATATTGTAACCAATGCGGCACGCGCGATCAGTGATGATCACTATATCGAAGATGCGATTCCCGAACTGGCCCGGCTGCTCACTGACGGGCAGTTTGATAACGAGCCGCTCATTCGCCGGACAATTAATGCATCGCTTTACAGCGGCAGTTCCGAGGATGCTGAAAGGCTGACGGACTTTGCAACCGAATCATCCAATCCGGAGCATCTCCGCGTTGAAGCATTAAATACGCTACAGTACTGGGAGGAGCCCTCTATCTTTGACAGGGTTACCGGCCGGCACCGCGGGCAAATTTCAAACAGCGGCGACGATGCGCGAAATGCCCTGGCATCTGTAGCTGAAAGATTGCTTTCAGATGATTCATCCGATATCCGAATTGCTGCTATCGAAGCAGCCTCTGAGCTCCGCTATACGGATGCTACTCCTTCTATCTACGCTCTGCTGGAAGGGGATGATTCGGTTGATGTTCGAATCGCAGCCGTTCGCGGACTTCGTGATCTTGAGTATAATGAAATTGATGAGGCGATCCGGATTGCCCTAACGGATCAGGAAAGCCGCGTCCGTATGAATGCACTCACCATGATTCCCGCACTCGATATTTCCGATGACGTGAAAGTATCGCTGCTTATATCCGCATTCCATGACGGATCTGTGGATGAGAAACAGACAGCCTTAAGAACACTTGAAACGCTGGATCATGAAGATACCCGTGCCTTTATCCATGAACAGCTTGATGATCTTATAGCCGGTGAACTGGAGCCTGAAGTACATCTTGAACTGATTCAGGCAGCTGAAGAAATCAGCACAGAAGACTTTAACGACAAAATACTGGAGTATCGCGCGATCAGGGCAGCGGATGATCCAATCGCCGGATTCACTGAAACCCTTTATGGCGGAGATGCTGAATCCGGGCGGCAGGTTTTTTACCAGGATGCTGCCGCGCAATGCATCCGCTGTCACGCTGTGGCGGGTAGCGGCGCTGAAGTAGGGCCCGACTTGAGCGATGTTGGAAACCGGTTTAACCGTGAATTTCTGCTGCAATCCCTGGTCAACCCCTCTGCGAGTGTAGCACCAGGGTATGGTGTTGTAACGTTAACTCTTCAGGATGGCGAAACCGTACGTGGTGCACTTGAAGAAGAAACAGACGAAACCATTGTGCTCCTGGTTAGCGGTGAACAACGTTCAATTGACAAAAATCAAATTGAAGAGCGTACAAACTCACCGTCTTCCATGCCTCCAATGGGCGATCTGCTGACCCGGAACCAGCTTCGTGACCTTGTAGAATTTATGACCACACTCGATGGAGAGGAGTAA
- a CDS encoding leucine-rich repeat domain-containing protein has translation MKQNTYKTLSLLMLMLAILLTGCGSDDPVFVDPTDDDDPDEVELVEFPDGLLEAQIRLALDIDSDEDITPELMLTLEELNIDASDDFSGELSDISNLTGLQYAENLTFLRLSYTSVTDLSPISDLENIEYLRFNNTAITDISPISGYTSLTYFNANTVTGLEDISPLAGNENLQTAILRNVPFGNEGMTTIRELTSLHRINMRNTGVTDITVLGELMAEGALLDSTPGAEENGGADLDLRQLDIEDWSPIEPYLDQISNLDGYPGD, from the coding sequence ATGAAACAAAATACTTACAAAACGTTAAGCCTTCTGATGTTAATGCTGGCAATCCTTCTTACAGGCTGTGGAAGTGATGATCCTGTATTCGTAGATCCAACAGATGACGATGATCCGGATGAAGTTGAATTAGTGGAGTTTCCTGATGGGCTTCTTGAAGCTCAAATCCGGCTGGCCCTCGATATTGATAGTGATGAAGATATCACGCCAGAGCTGATGCTGACTCTCGAAGAGCTGAACATCGATGCAAGCGATGACTTTTCAGGTGAACTTAGTGATATTTCAAACCTCACAGGATTGCAGTATGCAGAAAATCTCACGTTTCTTCGACTTAGCTACACCAGTGTGACGGACTTGTCGCCGATCAGTGATCTTGAAAATATCGAGTATCTTCGATTTAACAATACCGCAATCACCGATATCTCACCAATTTCAGGATACACTTCACTGACATATTTTAACGCAAATACGGTGACCGGCCTCGAGGATATCAGTCCGCTTGCCGGAAATGAGAATCTGCAGACCGCAATTCTGAGAAATGTGCCGTTTGGGAATGAAGGAATGACAACCATTCGCGAGCTGACATCCCTCCACAGAATCAACATGCGGAATACCGGCGTTACGGATATCACCGTTCTCGGTGAACTGATGGCCGAAGGAGCATTGCTCGATTCCACACCCGGAGCCGAAGAAAATGGCGGAGCAGATCTCGATCTTCGTCAACTTGATATTGAGGATTGGTCACCTATCGAGCCATACCTCGATCAAATCAGCAATCTCGACGGGTATCCCGGAGATTGA
- a CDS encoding aconitate hydratase codes for MGRPLNVTEKLIESHLVDGELKAGEEIGIKIDQTLTQDATGTLVMLELEAMDLDKAKTDVSCQYVDHNLLQTDFKNPDDHLFLKSAAERFGLWYSRPGNGVSHPVHTEHFAKPGKTLAGSDSHTPASGCMGMFALGAGGLDVAFAIAGEPMYLKMPKVLGVKLTGKLPDWVSAKDVVLEMLRRYDVKGARGFVIEYYGPGLDQLSTMDRHVIANMGTEMGATTTVFPSDGEVKRFLKEQGREEDWTELLPDEGASYDEHEEIVLDEVEPLIALPSSPGNVVPVREVEGREIYQSYIGSSANPSYRDFWMTSEIVKGKRISDEVSFDINPTSRQIIENMVKNGVMLHLVQSGARIHQAGCNGCIGMGQAPASGRNSLRTVPRNFPDRSGTKEDSVYLCSPETAAASALTGEITDPRDLEKLYDMKYPKFSEPEEVIINRDMLIAPPKNGEQKDLVKGPNISTLPDFSEFSDFEVSVLLKMGDNVSTDEILRAGADVLPFRSNIPEISKFSFSVIDESFYDRAMETKKTNGGHVVVAGDNYAQGSSREHAAIAPRYLGQRAVIAKSYARIGWQNLINFGIAPLEFKNPDDYDKIEQGDTLKVEGIRDQMKSGHEVTVTNLTKGFEFKAGHTLSDRQLIALLDGGIINTFKKRH; via the coding sequence ATGGGACGTCCGCTAAATGTTACTGAAAAGCTTATCGAATCTCACCTTGTGGATGGTGAACTGAAAGCAGGGGAAGAGATCGGGATAAAAATTGATCAGACGCTTACACAGGATGCAACCGGCACACTGGTGATGCTCGAACTTGAGGCGATGGATCTTGACAAAGCTAAAACGGATGTATCCTGCCAGTATGTAGATCACAACCTGCTGCAAACAGATTTCAAAAATCCGGATGATCATCTTTTTCTGAAATCTGCAGCAGAGCGATTCGGCCTCTGGTATAGCCGGCCGGGGAACGGGGTTAGCCATCCTGTTCATACGGAACACTTTGCAAAGCCGGGAAAAACTCTTGCCGGATCTGACAGCCACACGCCCGCATCCGGATGCATGGGGATGTTTGCTCTTGGTGCTGGCGGCCTCGACGTGGCTTTTGCGATTGCCGGAGAACCGATGTACCTGAAGATGCCGAAAGTATTGGGGGTGAAGCTGACCGGCAAACTGCCCGACTGGGTGAGTGCCAAAGATGTTGTCCTCGAAATGCTCCGGAGATATGACGTTAAGGGCGCACGCGGATTTGTGATTGAATACTACGGTCCGGGTCTCGATCAGCTCTCCACGATGGACCGGCATGTGATTGCGAACATGGGCACCGAAATGGGTGCAACGACAACGGTTTTTCCATCGGATGGTGAAGTAAAGCGATTCCTGAAAGAGCAGGGGCGCGAAGAAGACTGGACGGAACTTCTCCCGGATGAAGGCGCGTCGTACGATGAGCACGAAGAGATTGTTCTGGATGAAGTTGAACCGCTAATCGCGTTGCCGAGCAGTCCCGGAAATGTGGTGCCTGTACGGGAAGTGGAAGGCCGGGAAATTTATCAGTCCTATATCGGGTCCTCGGCAAATCCCAGCTACCGCGATTTCTGGATGACATCAGAAATTGTGAAGGGGAAACGCATCAGCGATGAGGTGAGCTTTGATATTAACCCCACATCGCGTCAGATTATCGAGAATATGGTGAAGAACGGCGTTATGCTACATCTTGTGCAGTCGGGAGCCCGAATCCACCAGGCCGGCTGTAACGGCTGTATTGGAATGGGGCAAGCCCCGGCTTCCGGACGTAACAGCCTGCGGACTGTGCCGCGTAATTTCCCTGATCGATCCGGTACAAAGGAGGATTCCGTGTATCTCTGCAGCCCGGAAACAGCCGCCGCTTCGGCGCTGACGGGCGAAATTACCGATCCGAGAGATCTTGAGAAGTTATATGATATGAAGTACCCGAAATTTTCTGAGCCGGAAGAAGTGATCATCAACCGTGATATGCTGATCGCCCCGCCGAAAAACGGTGAGCAGAAAGACCTCGTAAAAGGACCAAATATCTCTACACTGCCGGATTTTAGCGAATTCAGTGATTTTGAGGTATCTGTTCTGCTTAAGATGGGGGATAACGTCTCGACCGATGAAATTCTGCGCGCCGGGGCTGATGTGCTGCCATTCAGAAGCAACATCCCCGAAATCAGCAAATTCTCTTTCTCTGTGATTGATGAGTCATTTTACGATCGCGCGATGGAAACCAAAAAGACAAACGGCGGCCACGTTGTTGTTGCAGGGGATAATTATGCGCAGGGATCCAGCCGTGAACATGCGGCAATCGCGCCAAGATATCTCGGGCAGCGTGCTGTCATTGCAAAGAGCTATGCCCGGATCGGCTGGCAAAACCTGATTAACTTCGGGATTGCCCCCCTCGAGTTCAAAAACCCTGATGACTATGATAAAATTGAACAAGGAGATACTCTGAAAGTCGAAGGAATCCGCGATCAAATGAAAAGCGGACATGAAGTTACCGTCACAAATTTAACGAAAGGCTTTGAATTTAAGGCGGGTCATACACTTAGCGATCGTCAGCTAATTGCTTTGCTGGACGGTGGTATAATCAACACATTTAAAAAACGACACTGA